A portion of the Juglans microcarpa x Juglans regia isolate MS1-56 chromosome 1D, Jm3101_v1.0, whole genome shotgun sequence genome contains these proteins:
- the LOC121252983 gene encoding splicing factor 3B subunit 4-like, whose protein sequence is MTTRIAPGVGANLLGQHSAERNQDATAYVGNLDPQVSEELLWELFVQAGPVVNVYVPKDRVTNLHQGYGFVEFRSEEDADYAIKVLNMIKLYGKPIRVNKASQDKKSLDVGANLFIGNLDPDVDEKLLYDTFSAFGVIVTNPKIMRDPESGNSRGFGFISYDSFEASDAAIEAMTGQYLCNRQITVSYAYKKDTKGERHGTPAERVLAASNPTAQKSRPHTLFASGPPTLQNVPQANGTVPPRPFANGSVAPSPIPALRPPQGAAFHPMPMGGQPAWQGQPQQLGQPIPPPVMPPQLQHFRPPPPNMPPPLAAPGPPRPLPPPMGVGVQPPMWRPPPPPPLQQQPSRPPMPQGSMLPPPPMHNPNNPPLPPSSS, encoded by the exons ATGACGACTCGAATTGCACCTGGAGTAGGAGCCAATCTTCTCGGCCAACACTCTGCTGAGAGGAATCAGGACGCCACCGCTTACGTCGGCAATCTCGACCCTCAG GTGAGCGAGGAGCTACTTTGGGAGTTGTTTGTTCAAGCAGGCCCTGTTG TGAACGTGTATGTCCCCAAGGATAGAGTGACAAATCTGCATCAAGGATATGGATTCGTGGAGTTCCGGAGTGAAGAAGATGCCGATTAT GCAATCAAAGTGCTGAACATGATTAAACTTTATGGAAAGCCTATACGTGTAAATAAG GCATCCCAAGATAAAAAAAGCTTGGACGTGGGTGCAAACCTTTTCATTGGGAACCTTGACCCT GATGTCGATGAGAAGCTTCTATACGATACTTTCAGTGCATTTGGAGTCATTGTCACAAATCCTAAG ATAATGAGAGACCCAGAATCAGGAAATTCACGTGGTTTTGGGTTTATTAGCTATGATTCTTTCGAGGCATCTGATGCTGCTATTGAG GCAATGACTGGCCAATATCTTTGCAACCGTCAAATTACAGTGTCATATGCATATAAGAAGGATACTAAAGGGGAGCGTCATGGTACTCCAGCAG AGAGAGTTTTGGCTGCAAGCAATCCAACTGCCCAAAAGAGCAGGCCTCACACTTTATTTGCCAGTGGACCTCCAACACTTCAGAATGTTCCCCAGGCCAATGGAACTGTGCCTCCACGCCCTTTTGCAAATGGTTCTGTAGCTCCAAGCCCAATTCCTGCACTCCGTCCACCTCAAGGAGCAGCCTTCCATCCCATGCCGATGGGTGGACAGCCAGCTTGGCAGGGTCAACCGCAGCAATTGGGTCAACCAATCCCACCACCTGTCATGCCTCCACAACTTCAGCATTTCAGGCCCCCTCCCCCCAATATGCCACCGCCACTGGCAGCTCCAGGTCCTCCAAGGCCTCTGCCACCACCGATGGGGGTGGGAGTCCAACCACCTATGTGGCGTCCACCACCACCCCCACCCCTTCAGCAACAGCCTAGTCGGCCCCCTATGCCACAGGGATCAATGCTTCCACCTCCCCCTATGCATAATCCCAATAACCCCCCTCTGCCGCCATCTTCAAGTTGA
- the LOC121252975 gene encoding pentatricopeptide repeat-containing protein At4g36680, mitochondrial: MSSSIPLRHLRHLSTTANFSSMSISRAKSKLRTEYDPDKALEIYSSVSKNYSSPTSSRYAQDLTVRRLAKSHRFSDIESLIESHKKDPKIKEEPYLSTLIRSYGRAGMFDHALRTFDQMDDLGTPRSAVSFNALLSACNHSKMFNKVPQLFEEIPRKYNISPDKVSYGILVKSYCEAGSPETAVGIFKEMEEKGVEITAVTFTTILGALYKNGKSEEADKYWNEMVKKGCEIDVAAYNVRIMYAHGGEPENVMALINEMSNAGLKPDAISYNYLMTCYLKSGMMDEAKAVYEGLEGNGCNPNAATFRTLIYYLCRNEDYEKGYKVFKESVKVHKIPDFVTMRNLVEGLVKKKKMKAAKGLIRTIKKKFPPNVVNAWTKVEEELGLSSVDADSVEDLEAAA, translated from the coding sequence ATGTCCTCTTCCATTCCTCTCCGTCATCTTCGCCACCTTAGCACCACCGCCAATTTCTCTTCAATGTCCATTTCCAGAGCAAAATCGAAACTTCGGACCGAGTATGACCCTGACAAAGCCCTGGAAATATACTCCTCCGTTTCGAAAAACTATTCATCTCCCACCTCCTCCCGCTATGCTCAGGACCTCACCGTCCGCCGCCTCGCGAAGTCTCACCGCTTCTCCGACATAGAGTCCCTCATAGAGTCCCACAAGAAAGACCCCAAGATCAAGGAAGAGCCCTATTTGTCCACTTTGATTCGATCCTACGGCCGAGCTGGTATGTTCGACCACGCCTTGAGAACCTTCGATCAAATGGACGACTTGGGTACTCCGAGATCGGCGGTTTCCTTCAACGCCTTGCTATCTGCGTGCAATCATTCGAAGATGTTCAACAAGGTCCCCCAACTGTTCGAAGAAATTCCCAGGAAATACAATATCTCACCGGATAAGGTTTCGTATGGGATTTTGGTCAAGTCGTACTGCGAAGCTGGTTCGCCCGAGACGGCGGTTGGGATTTTCAAGGAGATGGAAGAGAAGGGGGTGGAGATAACGGCAGTGACGTTTACGACCATACTGGGCGCTTTATACAAGAATGGGAAGAGCGAGGAGGCCGATAAATATTGGAATGAGATGGTAAAAAAAGGCTGTGAGATCGATGTTGCTGCATATAATGTGAGGATTATGTATGCGCACGGTGGTGAGCCGGAGAATGTGATGGCTTTGATCAATGAGATGAGTAATGCGGGGCTTAAGCCCGATGCAATAAGTTATAACTACTTGATGACTTGTTATCTTAAAAGTGGGATGATGGATGAGGCGAAGGCGGTTTATGAGGGGTTGGAGGGAAATGGGTGTAATCCAAATGCTGCAACTTTTAGGACCTTGATATATTATTTGTGTAGGAATGAGGATTATGAGAAGGGGTACAAGGTTTTTAAGGAGAGTGTGAAGGTGCATAAGATTCCTGATTTTGTCACGATGAGGAATTTGGTGGAAGGgttggtgaagaagaagaagatgaaggcgGCGAAAGGATTGATCCGgactattaagaaaaagtttCCCCCGAATGTTGTTAATGCATGGACAAAGGTTGAGGAAGAACTTGGTTTGTCTTCTGTGGATGCTGATTCTGTTGAGGATCTAGAGGCCGCAGCATAA